The following DNA comes from Planctomycetota bacterium.
AATCGTGCGTCGAACCCTGAAACCCAGCATGCGGCACCTGAGTACGCAGCGATGGCGACGCGGGGACGCAAGGCTCACGGCCCCGCGCTGCCCCTATGCGGAGTCATCCACGATGAGGCCATCTCTGAAGCGCACCGTGCGGTGCGCCCGTGTGGCGATGGCAGGGTCGTGGGTGACCATGATAATCGTCTTACCCTGGCCATTGAGCTGGTCAAGCAGAGCCAGGATCTCCTTGCCCGTGGCTGTGTCGAGGTTGCCGGTCGGCTCATCGGCCAGGATGATCAGCGGGTCATTCGACATGGCGCGGGCGATGGCAACACGCTGCTGCTGTCCGCCCGAGAGTTCGGAGGGGCGGTGGTGGAGGCGGTCGCCCAGGCCCACCAGCTCGGCCAGCGCCTCGGAGCGCCGACGGCACTCGCGCGCCGACCAGCCTTGATAGTAGAGCGGCACCTCGATGTTCTCCAGCACGGAGAGCTGTTGGATGAGGTTGTAGGACTGGAAGATGA
Coding sequences within:
- a CDS encoding ABC transporter ATP-binding protein, producing the protein MAIAEVCGLVKTYRMGPVLVPALRGVSLAIEEGAYLAIMGPSGSGKSTFLNILGCLDTPTAGSYFLGGEDVARLSDAELSDVRCRRLGFIFQSYNLIQQLSVLENIEVPLYYQGWSARECRRRSEALAELVGLGDRLHHRPSELSGGQQQRVAIARAMSNDPLIILADEPTGNLDTATGKEILALLDQLNGQGKTIIMVTHDPAIATRAHRTVRFRDGLIVDDSA